The Pseudomonas sp. R4-35-07 nucleotide sequence ACATCCTTGGGCCCATCCACCAGCGCGCGGAACGGCGCGGCATCGGTGCGCAGGATGATTTTGGTGCCCGGCGTCACCACGGTGCCCAAGGTATCCAGCGAGCGCAGCAGGTTGTACAGCTGCGGATTACCCGCGTAGGCGCGTCCATAAATCTGCGCTGCTTCAACCCGCGATTGCGCTTCGATATCAGCGGCTTTCACCGTGGCATCGGCTTGCATGATCCGTGCATCACGTTCGGCCGCCGAGCGGATCTGCGCCGCCTCACGCTTGCCCACGGCGGTGCGCTCGGTGGCGATGGTTTCACGTTCGGCGCGCATGCGGTCGACCGTGGCGGTGAGGGTCACCGACGGCAAGGTCAGCCGTTCGACACCGACCTGGGCGACGCGTACGCCATAGGTGGCCAGCAATTGCTGATCGATCTGCTGGCGCAGTTGGGCTTCGAAATCGGCGATGCGCACCTGGTTGGCGTCGGTATTGATCAGGCTGGACAGGTCAAAACTGGCCGCCGTGGTTTCCAGCGCCGAACCGACGAAGGTACGGA carries:
- the hflC gene encoding protease modulator HflC encodes the protein MLSAHSHDHGHHHHHGHHHHHGDEQADSPFPWRRMAWAAVLVLFAIAAASLVQVRSGEATVITRFGNPVRVLLKPGLGWRWPAPFEAAIPVDLRLRTTSSGLQDVGTRDGLRIIVQAYVAWQVQGDTDNVQRFMRAVQNQPDEAARQIRTFVGSALETTAASFDLSSLINTDANQVRIADFEAQLRQQIDQQLLATYGVRVAQVGVERLTLPSVTLTATVDRMRAERETIATERTAVGKREAAQIRSAAERDARIMQADATVKAADIEAQSRVEAAQIYGRAYAGNPQLYNLLRSLDTLGTVVTPGTKIILRTDAAPFRALVDGPKDVQP